The Ovis aries strain OAR_USU_Benz2616 breed Rambouillet chromosome 11, ARS-UI_Ramb_v3.0, whole genome shotgun sequence genome window below encodes:
- the SOST gene encoding sclerostin encodes MQLSLALCLVCLLVHAAFRVVEGQGWQAFKNDATEIIPELGEYPEPLPEQNNKTMNRAENGGRPPHHPFETKDASEYSCRELHFTRYVTDGPCRSAKPVTELVCSGQCGPARLLPNAIGRGKWWRPSGPDFRCIPDRYRAQRVQLLCPGGAAPRARKVRLVASCKCKRLTRFHNQSELKDFGPEAARPQTGRKLRPRARSTKANRGELENAY; translated from the exons ATGCAGCTCTCTCTTGCCCTGTGTCTCGTCTGCCTGCTGGTGCATGCAGCCTTCCGCGTGGTGGAGGGCCAGGGGTGGCAGGCCTTCAAGAATGATGCCACGGAAATCATCCCTGAGCTGGGCGAGTACCCCGAGCCTCTGCCAGAGCAGAACAACAAGACCATGAACCGGGCGGAGAACGGAGGGAGACCTCCCCACCACCCCTTTGAGACCAAAG ACGCCTCCGAGTACAGCTGCCGAGAGCTGCACTTCACCCGCTACGTGACCGACGGGCCGTGCCGCAGCGCCAAGCCGGTCACCGAGCTGGTGTGCTCCGGCCAGTGCGGCCCGGCGCGCCTGCTGCCCAACGCCATCGGCCGTGGCAAGTGGTGGCGCCCGAGCGGGCCCGACTTCCGCTGCATCCCCGACCGCTACCGCGCGCAGCGGGTGCAGCTGTTGTGTCCCGGCGGTGCGGCGCCGCGCGCACGCAAGGTGCGCCTGGTAGCCTCGTGCAAGTGCAAGCGCCTCACTCGTTTCCACAACCAGTCCGAGCTCAAGGACTTCGGGCCCGAGGCCGCGCGGCCGCAAACGGGCCGGAAGCTGCGGCCCCGCGCCCGGAGCACCAAAGCCAACCGGGGCGAGCTGGAGAACGCCTATTAG